A region from the Pontixanthobacter aestiaquae genome encodes:
- a CDS encoding TIGR03032 family protein has protein sequence MELQDSKATIVETAQKEPEPQAESEKSTETKAPESKIDINFSGGLAPFLAAQNISLAFTSYQSGRLYLVGHQANGKLALHEAVYPQAMGVAGDHRRIYLGTLTQLVRLENVLAPDQLANEKHDKVYVPRNMQTLGAIDFHEVGIRKNGTVVFVNTRYSCLCEPSLKHSFKPVWKPPFITKLAPEDRCHLNGLAMVDGVPKYVTAVCKSDVVDGWRDRRDNGGLIIDVETDEIVIEGLSMPHSPRWHDGKLWVLNSGTGELGWVDTENSEFVPFVFCPGFLRGLSFHGGYAFVGLSKPRYGRFEGLALDDRLQQKDADAWCGIQVISLATGDVVQWLRLDGALGELFDVTVLPGVKNPITLGPQSKEIQSFITIEHSA, from the coding sequence ATGGAATTGCAGGACAGCAAGGCGACGATCGTCGAAACCGCACAGAAAGAACCGGAACCTCAGGCCGAATCGGAAAAATCCACCGAAACAAAAGCGCCAGAGAGCAAGATCGACATCAATTTTTCGGGCGGGCTTGCCCCTTTTCTTGCGGCGCAAAACATCTCTCTCGCGTTCACCTCCTATCAGAGCGGGCGCCTATATCTGGTTGGCCATCAGGCGAACGGAAAGCTGGCGCTGCACGAGGCGGTATACCCACAGGCAATGGGCGTGGCAGGCGACCATCGACGAATTTATCTGGGCACACTGACGCAGTTGGTGCGCCTCGAAAATGTTCTGGCGCCCGATCAGCTGGCAAACGAAAAACACGACAAGGTTTACGTGCCGCGTAATATGCAGACGCTCGGTGCGATTGATTTTCACGAGGTTGGTATTCGCAAGAATGGCACCGTCGTGTTCGTCAACACGCGCTATTCATGCTTGTGCGAACCCAGTCTCAAACACAGTTTCAAACCAGTCTGGAAGCCGCCTTTTATTACAAAGCTCGCACCAGAGGACAGATGCCATTTAAATGGTCTGGCGATGGTCGATGGGGTCCCCAAATATGTCACTGCAGTGTGCAAATCTGACGTGGTCGATGGTTGGCGAGACCGCCGGGACAACGGCGGGCTTATTATCGATGTAGAAACTGACGAGATTGTGATCGAGGGCCTTTCCATGCCGCACTCCCCGCGCTGGCATGATGGGAAGCTGTGGGTGCTCAATTCGGGAACCGGAGAGCTGGGATGGGTCGACACGGAGAACAGCGAATTCGTTCCGTTTGTTTTTTGTCCAGGTTTCCTGCGCGGTTTGTCCTTTCACGGAGGCTACGCGTTCGTTGGGCTTTCTAAGCCGCGCTATGGCCGCTTCGAAGGACTGGCGCTCGACGACCGGCTTCAACAAAAAGATGCCGACGCCTGGTGTGGCATTCAGGTCATTTCGCTCGCTACTGGTGACGTCGTGCAATGGCTACGGCTTGATGGAGCACTCGGTGAATTGTTCGACGTAACCGTTCTGCCGGGCGTTAAAAACCCGATCACGCTTGGTCCACAATCGAAGGAGATTCAAAGCTTCATAACCATCGAACACTCGGCCTGA
- a CDS encoding ECF-type sigma factor, translating to MAEWQSGNAGAGDSVIRDIHRELEAIAVAKLSQESRSSLSTGDLINEAMIRLSRLKRMEFDSRAHILALASRIMRQILVDQARRRNADKRYHTQVTLQTNIAEWQMPIELLALDLHLGELREIDSQRADIVEMRFFGGMSLTDISTVLDISVATVKRRWQASRIWLHDRLQH from the coding sequence ATGGCTGAGTGGCAATCCGGCAATGCAGGTGCCGGAGACTCCGTTATTCGCGATATCCACCGCGAATTGGAGGCTATCGCTGTGGCAAAACTGTCTCAAGAGTCGCGCTCCTCGCTTTCGACCGGTGATTTGATCAACGAGGCGATGATCCGCCTCTCTCGCTTGAAACGGATGGAATTCGATAGCCGCGCGCATATCTTGGCGCTGGCTTCGCGCATCATGCGGCAAATTCTGGTTGATCAGGCGCGCCGCCGTAACGCCGATAAGCGCTATCACACGCAGGTCACGCTGCAGACGAATATCGCCGAATGGCAGATGCCAATCGAACTGCTGGCTTTAGATTTGCATCTGGGGGAATTACGCGAAATTGATTCGCAGCGAGCTGATATTGTCGAAATGCGCTTTTTTGGCGGAATGTCGCTGACTGATATTTCGACCGTCCTCGACATCTCGGTCGCTACCGTAAAACGCAGATGGCAAGCCTCGCGTATTTGGCTTCATGACAGGCTCCAGCACTAG
- a CDS encoding AraC-like ligand-binding domain-containing protein: MNSQNRFAAWRESVSVIYDVEPYDNKTEERYFAHMDSMLLDDIIIMHCRLGAQIFNRSAERVARDGVDHYQLHVFRTGSAEMELGGRHVCAGTGTWVIQDHADTTRSEMTDYEVLNIFIPRRRLAPLLHTPDSMHGTVLAADVGAGRLLADYVVSLNAIAHDITRAQAPAAAEALTQLAALALNGVVYDTVDPPALANRALLLRAQVYIKDHLHLPNLSPDSIAGALGLSRARLYRIFAPCGGIADYIREIRLRRCYTDLISARHDHIHISQIAYRWGFKDASHFSKLFRSRFGVQPNELRGEVRAGMGGASVLQGLAGVDATYSSWIANLG; the protein is encoded by the coding sequence GTGAACTCTCAGAATCGGTTTGCAGCCTGGCGTGAAAGCGTAAGCGTCATCTACGATGTCGAGCCTTACGACAACAAAACGGAAGAGCGCTATTTTGCCCATATGGATAGCATGCTGCTTGATGATATAATCATAATGCATTGTCGGCTCGGAGCGCAGATATTCAACCGGTCCGCTGAGCGCGTTGCGCGAGATGGCGTGGACCATTACCAGTTGCATGTTTTTCGAACTGGATCGGCCGAAATGGAACTTGGCGGTCGCCACGTGTGTGCTGGTACGGGAACGTGGGTAATCCAGGACCATGCCGATACCACCCGTTCGGAGATGACAGATTACGAAGTCCTGAACATCTTTATCCCGCGCAGGCGGCTTGCGCCTCTTCTTCACACCCCGGATAGTATGCATGGAACGGTACTGGCGGCCGATGTGGGGGCAGGCCGGTTGCTGGCCGACTATGTTGTTTCACTCAACGCAATCGCCCACGACATCACCCGGGCGCAGGCCCCGGCTGCAGCTGAAGCGCTGACCCAGCTTGCCGCCCTGGCTCTCAATGGTGTCGTCTATGATACGGTCGACCCTCCGGCGCTGGCCAATCGCGCCCTGTTGCTGCGGGCGCAGGTGTATATCAAGGATCATCTCCATCTACCCAACCTTTCGCCTGACAGTATTGCCGGCGCGCTAGGACTTTCGCGGGCACGATTATACCGGATCTTTGCGCCTTGCGGCGGAATTGCCGACTATATTCGCGAAATCCGGCTGCGGCGCTGTTACACCGATCTTATCTCTGCGCGGCATGACCATATCCACATTTCGCAAATTGCATATCGCTGGGGTTTCAAGGATGCGAGCCATTTCTCGAAGCTGTTCCGTAGCCGGTTCGGGGTACAGCCAAACGAGCTTCGCGGCGAGGTAAGGGCCGGCATGGGAGGAGCTTCCGTCCTGCAAGGGCTCGCGGGCGTAGATGCTACTTATTCGTCGTGGATCGCCAATCTGGGATAG
- a CDS encoding M16 family metallopeptidase, whose protein sequence is MRAWYPTHDSSPRGIINKEVPRLIRSGDTRYGFGDLETFTSPQLEDVRAWAKPQFESGFIEITVVGDVSKDTIIAEGARTFGALPMRADSQPDYTAERSLTFPKAPDAPVYLAHAGNAEQAVVRLYWPANNAADAPTYYRLRVLRSILRNRLTDVLREELGSTYSPGVGVQSNPQTPGYGYVFANVTTDPDQVETVLQATLEVGQKIADDGVTADEIDRAVQPLIEDLSSSLESNGYWMNVLNDAQSDSFGLTRHRQREAIYRSITGGDLQSLASDLFVADTAYPVIVLPAENTGE, encoded by the coding sequence ATGCGCGCTTGGTATCCGACGCATGATTCCAGTCCGCGCGGGATAATCAACAAGGAAGTTCCGCGTCTCATCCGTTCGGGCGACACACGCTACGGCTTTGGTGATCTGGAAACTTTCACGTCGCCGCAGCTTGAAGATGTTCGAGCTTGGGCGAAGCCACAATTCGAATCCGGATTTATCGAAATTACGGTCGTGGGTGACGTCAGCAAGGACACCATTATCGCGGAAGGCGCGCGCACGTTCGGGGCGCTACCTATGCGTGCCGATAGCCAGCCTGACTATACTGCGGAACGTTCGCTTACGTTCCCGAAAGCCCCAGACGCACCGGTCTACCTCGCCCATGCCGGTAACGCAGAACAAGCGGTGGTCCGTCTATACTGGCCAGCGAATAATGCAGCGGACGCTCCAACATACTATCGCTTAAGAGTGCTTCGAAGCATTCTGCGCAATCGTTTGACAGATGTTCTGCGTGAAGAGCTTGGCTCGACATACTCGCCGGGAGTAGGCGTCCAGTCCAACCCACAAACACCGGGCTATGGCTACGTATTTGCCAACGTGACTACCGACCCGGATCAGGTAGAAACAGTGCTGCAGGCAACGCTCGAAGTCGGGCAAAAGATAGCCGATGATGGCGTGACTGCGGATGAAATAGACCGGGCAGTGCAGCCATTGATCGAAGATCTGTCCAGCTCACTGGAAAGCAACGGATACTGGATGAATGTATTGAACGACGCCCAATCCGATAGCTTCGGATTGACACGTCATCGCCAGCGAGAAGCGATTTATCGCAGCATTACGGGCGGCGATCTCCAGAGTCTGGCCAGCGATTTGTTTGTCGCAGACACAGCATACCCCGTCATTGTCCTCCCTGCCGAAAACACTGGCGAGTGA
- a CDS encoding autotransporter domain-containing protein, with translation MLDRAQWINLTGTYRNTLKLGSAAAALGTALVFGSSAAEAQQVVPGVDPECPIVTIDGQQVAVCEGDLEDGITASPATPDFDRIVVRNPDAPIAPPGYFGIGLVKDNGDLDILIEDGVIIDVFDDPGIPGAAQGIISVAQNGFNLQLETGADITADGNGSVAFGIEAIAQGGGEAFVTNAGDIDAFTSGDSAIAIQARGSFASVANGEVFGFPAGGGNISVRSDGTGERSTVTAGILAISDGFGFRIQNFEATVTVETGAASFDTDFNGIAGALVGNAFNSVGGSVIFNSGDLLATGPQTHGIVGFVESIDAANPARLSINNGTTVADETIISTNGVGSYGILAQGRGPRVDLFVLTNSRIDITSGAGEGYGIFALQEAQQGEMDIRNEGTITGQGDFLSGILVSTLAGASDGDYTLDITNSGDITLDGGALTGIGVATEAEDDITATITNSGNIDLSASTNPLSVGIGVAVGTLDANITGDGDSAVTITNSGDITMGAGTAIFAVADEVDLFDNAGALLTLSDQSDIVRLGGAGGPTQISATFDQTILGSVGDDSNGIVIEPLADNSNLFLVLDTVVLTTAGTESHGVLVEQLGENSAAEFTIANSVIAAPGPSSDAINIAAIGQGSALTFNMSNTAAAGSDNGNGHALLIGGIAGPNSAINVNLLNAVLSTRGDTGTVFEIERFVQDDSAGVLTIGDSNFTSNGDDSGAIIIGSAVAGPLDQTSHSIAIDNSTVSTSGDRSGGIFVNSNLNGATNADFGIQVDGVEISTLGADSHALEIIGAQNVQVGDPANLVNGRPTNGDVFSIVLIGASEDITAAGANSDAIRITNQDRTAILVNNEATVSGGTGDAFAINLMGLDADSPLALEITAQATVAKARQADRAMNLITTYINSDGMQTPSAVGGGASGSDPLTFDPVDLAGADTLVEVDNATVESMMGAGAISADGSLAVGGSNGAIIRTGEDDAAVISAVEALALLASDTTLSSMGDNAPLLNVSERAAGEGTFVLAQLTDVTATTSGGNSDALALGGGVSDSIGVLFLTASDLAAPSVVSTTGDGSRAISFDAPDRGTFTAAISRSEVSTTGADAAAILLNMGSTSSASLELLDTAVSTSGDGSDVLRLNTGSASDFTFIVADSDLISEGDDSALLRVTGREVSNVGSMVMIGGTLSSIGSNSGGIIIEGDEAAGGSAHTFFFGESSISTAGENSDGFVFERIANSPDGGGFSVGSFTLDAVDITTSGADSDAFFAGSLLAGSVRTVNLLNSSFATSGDNSRAYFAEALGGGNVTSLLISSSDFSTEGANSAAVTFNEGSVFSDIGPAASSLSALDINGSTIGTLGDNSLGIDVATLAGDQSTTVISMSDNQITTAGANSDAISIGTQAAIGREASHTISIDLSTVETSGDDSRGIYIGSLVDGLTPDDFGDQFVTDATIFIGDNVIATSGARSHGVEYATITGDLEDGIVDIVAGNSTIQTRGDNAIGILFGGVEGAFIDSAGNDARPQLSLTMAPLSIATEGDGSHGMQIGDLPAFDVADNASITLTLLTRTVTTTGDGAHGVVIGSGWGDADSDTNFNDPGSNRFAQVTVDGAIDVSGAGSHGIVSDSLINDFQISETGSITSADGFALNFASVDDGQTILNLGTIDGDVIFGDGDDLLDSEGIFTGNVDMGGGANAIFIRAGGLFNSLDSILLGVGNAITFEGDISPGGGGPFQTTAIGSDLIFGDGSRFLIDIDGMTADTGAAGFFVSDRVTVDGDITIGDATLAISSLTAEGDFDRSAQFLILDAAGTLTGEFSTIDADLPFLDLSVTYEANRAILNAGRQGPVVPFASLGLTPNQRAVGASFDTLEPNAIGDLDDVIEQLIFASTPQALTAFDTASGEIYASLLSQAGHDGLRRSRETLARARSAANSGWGIWGGLAVSDSSTDGDGNGAAVNQNDFGFDFGIDYVGEDNAWAAGVSTGWRDGNLDVPDRLSTADYDTWYLAGHVRYGSGGKGVTATAAADFAETDASVTRTLSVNAFSRTAVGNADVDSFSFAGEARYGFGAGENWAIGPVVSLIHVDSDLSLDSETGAGSVALTSADASDGRSRFGAGAFVNFQSNKAVFDLSAQYVEGASNTVGARLAFADGANAPFTVLAPVSDGSGVLTSASAGIVLGSGLSLGAQVDALFGGDVEAVNASAVLGWRF, from the coding sequence ATGCTGGATCGTGCTCAATGGATCAACCTGACGGGGACCTATCGCAATACGCTGAAACTTGGCTCGGCGGCAGCGGCGTTGGGAACCGCGCTGGTTTTCGGATCGAGCGCGGCTGAGGCGCAGCAGGTTGTGCCGGGCGTCGATCCCGAATGTCCGATCGTGACGATCGACGGCCAACAGGTCGCGGTGTGCGAGGGCGATCTGGAAGACGGCATCACTGCATCTCCAGCAACCCCCGATTTCGACCGCATCGTGGTCCGTAACCCCGACGCGCCGATTGCGCCTCCGGGCTATTTCGGCATCGGTCTGGTCAAGGACAATGGCGATCTCGATATCCTGATTGAGGACGGCGTGATCATCGATGTGTTCGACGATCCGGGCATTCCCGGCGCGGCGCAGGGCATTATCTCGGTCGCGCAGAACGGATTCAATCTTCAACTGGAGACCGGCGCCGACATCACCGCCGACGGCAATGGCTCCGTCGCATTCGGGATCGAGGCGATCGCGCAAGGCGGGGGCGAAGCCTTTGTGACTAATGCGGGCGATATCGACGCCTTCACCAGTGGAGACAGCGCGATTGCAATCCAGGCGCGGGGCTCTTTCGCATCGGTTGCGAACGGAGAGGTTTTCGGTTTCCCGGCCGGTGGCGGCAACATCTCGGTTCGTTCGGATGGGACCGGCGAACGCAGCACGGTGACGGCAGGCATACTCGCGATTTCCGACGGCTTCGGCTTCAGAATACAAAATTTTGAGGCCACCGTGACTGTCGAAACCGGCGCCGCATCGTTCGATACCGATTTCAACGGGATCGCCGGGGCGCTGGTCGGCAACGCTTTCAATTCGGTCGGCGGATCGGTCATTTTCAACTCGGGAGATCTGCTGGCGACCGGCCCTCAAACCCATGGCATCGTCGGTTTCGTGGAATCCATCGACGCGGCCAATCCTGCGCGGCTATCCATCAACAACGGCACGACAGTTGCTGACGAGACCATCATCTCCACGAACGGCGTGGGCAGTTATGGCATCCTGGCACAGGGGCGAGGACCGAGGGTCGATCTGTTTGTCCTGACCAACAGCCGTATCGACATCACTTCGGGCGCGGGCGAAGGCTACGGGATATTCGCGCTTCAGGAAGCGCAGCAAGGCGAAATGGATATACGCAACGAGGGCACGATCACGGGCCAAGGCGATTTCCTGTCGGGCATTCTGGTCTCGACCCTCGCCGGGGCATCGGATGGCGATTACACGCTCGACATCACCAATAGCGGGGACATCACGCTCGATGGCGGCGCGCTGACGGGCATCGGCGTTGCGACCGAGGCCGAGGACGACATCACCGCCACCATCACCAATAGCGGCAATATCGACCTGAGTGCCTCGACCAACCCGCTCTCGGTCGGCATCGGCGTCGCGGTGGGTACGCTCGACGCGAATATCACGGGCGATGGCGACAGTGCGGTGACGATCACCAATAGCGGCGATATTACTATGGGCGCGGGCACGGCGATATTCGCGGTAGCAGATGAGGTCGACCTGTTCGACAATGCTGGCGCGCTCCTCACATTGAGCGATCAATCCGATATCGTCCGGCTCGGCGGCGCGGGTGGCCCAACCCAAATCAGCGCGACCTTCGATCAGACGATTCTGGGTTCAGTCGGCGACGATTCCAACGGGATAGTCATCGAACCGCTGGCCGATAATTCCAACCTTTTTCTGGTATTGGACACCGTGGTCCTTACGACCGCCGGCACTGAAAGCCATGGCGTGCTGGTCGAACAGCTAGGTGAGAACTCGGCTGCGGAATTCACCATCGCCAACTCGGTTATCGCTGCGCCCGGGCCGTCTTCCGACGCAATCAACATCGCCGCCATCGGGCAAGGCAGCGCCCTCACCTTCAACATGAGCAACACAGCCGCCGCGGGATCGGATAACGGCAACGGCCATGCGCTGCTGATCGGCGGAATTGCAGGGCCGAACTCCGCAATAAATGTCAACCTGTTGAACGCAGTCCTGTCGACTCGGGGCGATACGGGCACCGTGTTCGAGATCGAAAGATTTGTGCAGGACGATTCGGCGGGCGTGCTCACAATAGGTGACAGCAACTTCACTTCGAACGGCGATGATAGCGGTGCGATCATAATTGGCTCGGCGGTCGCTGGGCCACTCGATCAAACTTCGCACTCCATCGCGATCGACAACTCGACCGTCTCGACCTCGGGCGACCGCAGCGGCGGCATCTTCGTCAATTCCAATCTGAATGGAGCGACTAATGCCGATTTTGGCATCCAGGTCGACGGTGTTGAGATTTCCACGTTAGGCGCAGATTCGCATGCCCTCGAAATTATCGGCGCGCAAAATGTCCAGGTCGGGGATCCTGCCAATCTGGTCAACGGTCGACCGACCAATGGCGATGTCTTCTCAATCGTCCTCATCGGGGCCAGCGAGGATATCACCGCCGCGGGTGCAAACTCCGACGCGATCCGCATCACCAATCAGGACCGCACAGCTATTCTGGTCAACAACGAAGCGACCGTCTCAGGTGGCACGGGCGATGCCTTTGCGATTAACCTGATGGGGCTGGATGCGGATAGCCCGCTGGCCCTCGAAATCACCGCGCAGGCGACGGTCGCCAAGGCGCGGCAGGCGGATCGGGCGATGAACCTGATCACCACCTATATCAATAGCGACGGCATGCAGACACCTTCGGCGGTGGGCGGCGGGGCATCGGGCAGCGATCCCCTGACCTTCGATCCGGTCGATCTGGCCGGTGCTGATACACTGGTGGAAGTTGATAACGCGACCGTGGAGTCCATGATGGGCGCAGGAGCGATCAGCGCCGATGGCTCGCTGGCTGTGGGTGGATCGAACGGCGCGATCATTCGGACTGGCGAGGACGATGCTGCGGTGATCTCTGCGGTTGAGGCGCTCGCGTTGCTCGCCAGCGATACCACGCTTTCGAGTATGGGTGACAACGCGCCCCTGCTCAACGTGAGCGAACGGGCGGCGGGCGAAGGTACTTTCGTGCTGGCGCAGCTAACCGATGTCACCGCGACGACCAGCGGCGGGAATAGCGATGCGCTGGCGCTGGGCGGCGGGGTTTCGGACAGCATCGGCGTGCTGTTCCTGACCGCGAGCGATCTGGCCGCGCCGAGCGTGGTTTCGACCACCGGCGACGGTTCGCGTGCGATCAGCTTCGATGCACCCGACCGCGGAACCTTCACCGCTGCGATCAGCCGCAGCGAGGTTTCGACCACAGGCGCGGATGCAGCAGCGATCCTGCTCAATATGGGCAGCACCAGCTCGGCGAGCCTAGAACTGCTCGACACGGCTGTCAGCACCTCCGGCGACGGCAGCGACGTCCTGCGGTTGAATACGGGCAGTGCATCCGATTTTACCTTCATCGTCGCCGATTCTGACTTGATCAGCGAAGGTGATGACAGCGCGCTTTTGCGCGTAACTGGCCGCGAAGTCTCGAATGTCGGCAGCATGGTGATGATCGGGGGCACGCTCAGCAGCATTGGCAGCAATTCCGGCGGTATCATCATTGAGGGAGATGAAGCTGCTGGCGGATCTGCACATACCTTCTTTTTCGGCGAAAGCAGTATTTCAACCGCTGGGGAGAATTCTGACGGATTTGTCTTCGAACGGATTGCAAACAGTCCGGACGGAGGCGGATTTAGTGTCGGGTCATTCACCCTGGACGCCGTCGATATCACAACCAGCGGCGCGGATAGCGATGCGTTCTTCGCGGGGTCCTTGCTCGCCGGAAGCGTCAGAACTGTAAACTTGCTGAATAGCAGCTTTGCAACAAGCGGCGACAACAGCCGTGCCTATTTCGCCGAAGCGCTGGGTGGCGGAAACGTAACTTCGCTGCTGATCTCTTCGAGTGATTTCAGCACCGAGGGCGCAAACAGCGCGGCGGTCACCTTTAACGAAGGCAGCGTTTTCAGCGATATCGGTCCGGCGGCATCATCGCTTTCCGCCTTAGATATCAATGGCAGCACGATCGGTACGCTGGGTGACAACAGCCTCGGGATCGATGTGGCGACGCTGGCGGGAGATCAGTCGACTACCGTTATCTCAATGAGCGACAACCAGATCACGACCGCGGGAGCGAATAGCGATGCGATCAGCATCGGTACTCAGGCTGCGATTGGCCGGGAGGCCTCGCACACGATCTCCATCGATCTCTCAACGGTTGAAACGTCGGGCGATGATAGCCGGGGCATCTATATCGGTTCGCTAGTCGATGGTCTCACCCCGGATGATTTTGGCGATCAGTTCGTAACCGATGCGACGATCTTCATCGGAGACAATGTGATTGCGACCTCTGGCGCGCGCTCGCATGGGGTGGAATATGCCACCATTACCGGCGATCTCGAGGACGGTATCGTCGATATCGTGGCCGGCAACAGCACAATCCAGACGCGGGGGGACAATGCCATCGGTATCCTGTTTGGCGGAGTTGAGGGCGCCTTCATCGACAGCGCCGGAAACGACGCTCGACCTCAGCTCAGCCTAACGATGGCTCCGCTTTCGATTGCCACCGAGGGTGACGGATCGCATGGTATGCAGATTGGCGATCTGCCCGCTTTCGATGTAGCGGACAATGCCTCTATCACTCTCACGCTCCTCACCCGGACCGTCACCACCACAGGCGATGGCGCGCATGGTGTGGTGATTGGCAGCGGCTGGGGCGATGCGGATTCAGATACCAATTTCAACGATCCGGGGTCGAACCGCTTCGCTCAGGTCACAGTTGACGGCGCGATCGACGTTTCGGGCGCTGGGTCCCACGGCATCGTTTCCGACAGTCTCATCAACGACTTCCAAATCTCCGAAACAGGCAGCATCACTTCGGCTGACGGCTTTGCGCTCAACTTCGCAAGCGTGGACGATGGGCAGACCATCCTCAATCTCGGCACGATCGACGGCGATGTGATCTTCGGCGACGGCGACGATCTGCTCGACAGCGAAGGCATTTTCACCGGCAATGTGGATATGGGCGGCGGCGCAAATGCGATCTTCATCCGCGCGGGCGGGCTGTTCAATTCGCTCGACAGCATTCTGCTTGGCGTGGGCAATGCTATCACCTTCGAGGGCGATATTTCGCCCGGAGGGGGCGGACCATTCCAAACCACGGCTATTGGCAGCGATCTGATCTTCGGTGATGGTTCGCGCTTCCTGATCGATATTGACGGGATGACAGCTGATACAGGAGCGGCAGGCTTCTTCGTGTCGGACCGCGTGACCGTTGATGGCGATATTACAATTGGCGACGCGACGCTCGCAATCTCCTCGCTCACGGCAGAGGGCGATTTCGACCGTTCGGCGCAGTTCCTGATCCTCGATGCGGCAGGTACGTTGACAGGCGAGTTCAGCACCATTGATGCCGACCTGCCCTTCCTCGACCTGTCGGTAACTTACGAGGCGAACCGCGCGATCCTCAATGCCGGGCGACAAGGCCCGGTGGTGCCATTCGCATCGCTCGGTCTGACGCCAAACCAGCGCGCGGTCGGCGCAAGTTTCGATACGCTTGAACCGAATGCGATCGGCGATCTTGATGATGTGATCGAACAGCTGATTTTTGCGAGCACACCGCAAGCACTAACCGCTTTCGACACGGCATCGGGCGAAATCTACGCCTCACTTTTGTCGCAGGCGGGTCATGACGGCCTGCGCCGTTCGCGCGAGACTTTGGCGCGCGCGCGCAGTGCTGCAAATAGCGGCTGGGGCATCTGGGGCGGGCTGGCCGTTTCGGACAGTTCGACCGATGGTGACGGCAATGGCGCCGCAGTAAACCAGAACGATTTCGGCTTCGATTTCGGGATCGATTATGTCGGCGAAGACAATGCGTGGGCGGCGGGCGTCTCGACGGGTTGGCGCGATGGCAATCTGGATGTACCGGACCGCTTGAGCACAGCAGATTACGACACTTGGTATCTCGCTGGCCATGTCCGCTACGGCAGCGGCGGGAAAGGGGTGACCGCTACTGCGGCAGCCGACTTTGCCGAAACCGATGCCAGCGTGACCCGCACCCTGTCCGTTAATGCATTCAGCCGAACGGCTGTCGGCAATGCAGATGTGGATAGCTTCTCGTTTGCCGGCGAAGCGCGGTACGGATTTGGCGCAGGCGAGAATTGGGCGATCGGACCGGTCGTGTCGCTTATCCATGTCGACAGCGATTTGTCGCTCGATAGCGAAACGGGTGCAGGCAGTGTCGCGCTGACCTCTGCCGATGCCTCGGACGGACGGTCCCGGTTCGGCGCTGGCGCGTTCGTCAACTTCCAGAGCAACAAAGCGGTATTCGATCTTTCCGCGCAATATGTCGAAGGTGCGTCGAACACCGTTGGTGCGCGGCTAGCATTTGCTGATGGTGCGAACGCGCCGTTCACCGTGCTGGCTCCGGTGTCGGACGGTTCGGGTGTGCTGACATCAGCATCTGCCGGGATCGTTCTGGGTTCAGGGCTGTCATTAGGCGCGCAAGTGGATGCCCTGTTTGGCGGTGATGTTGAAGCCGTGAACGCATCAGCGGTTCTGGGCTGGCGCTTCTGA